One segment of Myxococcus xanthus DNA contains the following:
- a CDS encoding NAD(P)/FAD-dependent oxidoreductase, producing MSNPEVIVVGAGLAGLACARALVASRVKVLLLEGSDAPGGRVRTDVHEGFLLDRGFQVYLSAYPEGRRTLDLEALTLRRFAPGAKVWRGGKLHTVADPLRRPVEALGHLFAPVGTFGDKLRILELRQLALSGEVEDVWHRPSRTSRRYLDELGFTEALRESFLRPFFAGIFLERELTTSSRFLEFVFRMFSSGYAAVPESGMGAIPAQLSARLPSGLLRMRAPVADVWGHRVRLADGELIGARAVVVATDPASAVELLPGMVPPVMNRVTCLYFAAPEPPVEGPWLLLNGEGRGRVNNVAVMSEVSPAYAPRGQALVSVSVVGATPDLATLQAEVLAELTDWFGPAVSAWRHLRTYAIPLALPAQPPEVLEPPRRPVRLSPGLFVCGDHRDNASIDGALVSGRRAAEAVLRELERE from the coding sequence GTGTCGAATCCGGAGGTCATCGTCGTCGGGGCAGGGCTCGCGGGGTTGGCGTGCGCGCGGGCGCTCGTCGCGTCACGGGTGAAGGTGTTGTTGCTAGAGGGCAGTGACGCACCGGGGGGCAGGGTTCGCACGGATGTCCATGAGGGCTTTCTGCTAGACAGAGGCTTCCAGGTGTACCTGTCCGCGTATCCGGAGGGCCGGCGCACGTTGGACCTTGAGGCGCTGACGTTGCGCAGGTTCGCCCCCGGCGCGAAGGTGTGGCGGGGTGGCAAGTTGCACACGGTCGCGGACCCGCTGCGGCGCCCCGTGGAGGCGCTCGGGCACCTGTTTGCTCCCGTGGGGACGTTCGGGGACAAGCTGCGCATCCTGGAACTGAGGCAGTTGGCGCTCTCCGGTGAGGTGGAGGACGTGTGGCATCGGCCGTCACGCACGTCGCGGCGCTACCTGGACGAACTGGGCTTCACGGAGGCCTTGCGTGAGTCGTTCCTGCGTCCCTTCTTCGCTGGCATCTTCCTGGAGCGGGAGCTGACCACCTCCAGCCGCTTCCTGGAGTTCGTCTTCCGCATGTTCTCATCCGGATACGCGGCGGTTCCGGAGTCAGGGATGGGCGCCATTCCAGCGCAACTGTCGGCGCGCCTTCCGTCGGGCCTGCTGCGGATGCGCGCGCCGGTGGCGGACGTGTGGGGACACCGCGTGCGTCTGGCGGACGGAGAGTTGATTGGCGCCAGGGCGGTGGTGGTGGCCACGGACCCGGCGAGCGCGGTGGAGCTGCTGCCGGGCATGGTGCCACCGGTGATGAACCGGGTGACGTGCCTCTACTTCGCCGCGCCGGAGCCGCCCGTGGAAGGGCCCTGGCTGCTGCTCAATGGCGAGGGCCGGGGCCGGGTGAACAACGTGGCGGTGATGAGCGAGGTGTCACCGGCGTATGCGCCGCGGGGACAGGCGCTCGTGTCCGTGTCCGTTGTCGGCGCCACGCCGGACCTGGCCACGCTGCAAGCCGAGGTGCTCGCGGAGCTGACGGACTGGTTCGGTCCGGCCGTGTCCGCATGGCGGCACCTGCGCACCTATGCGATTCCGCTCGCGCTGCCCGCGCAGCCTCCGGAGGTGTTGGAGCCGCCTCGCCGGCCGGTGCGGCTGTCACCGGGACTGTTCGTGTGTGGAGACCACCGTGACAA
- the aroF gene encoding 3-deoxy-7-phosphoheptulonate synthase → MLIVMRPDATAQDIERVNDEIRRRGWQPHAIPGGTRTAVGITGNPGAVEPEPFRVLPGVADAVAISQPFKLVSREVKPDDTQLRIGDLTIGGSAFHVIAGPCSVESREQILSTAHAVKKAGATMLRGGAFKPRTSPYEFQGLKGDGLALLAEARQETGLLVTTEVKDTATLQAVADTTDILQIGARNMQNFSLLEAVGDLRKPVMLKRGMSATIKELLMAAEYIVARGNTQVILCERGIRTFETMTRNTLDLNAVPMLKALSHLPVFVDPSHGIGVRKAVPAMMRAATAVGADGIIVEVHPDPPRAKSDGAQSLDFSEFEKSMNEVRAIAQAMGREVVRLG, encoded by the coding sequence ATGTTGATCGTGATGCGACCCGACGCGACGGCCCAGGACATCGAGCGTGTGAACGACGAGATCCGCCGCCGTGGTTGGCAACCGCACGCGATTCCAGGGGGCACTCGCACGGCCGTTGGCATCACCGGAAACCCGGGCGCGGTGGAACCGGAGCCCTTCCGCGTGCTCCCTGGCGTCGCTGACGCCGTGGCCATCTCCCAGCCGTTCAAGCTCGTCAGCCGCGAGGTGAAGCCGGACGACACGCAGCTGCGCATCGGCGACCTGACGATTGGCGGCTCCGCCTTCCACGTCATCGCCGGCCCGTGCTCGGTGGAGTCGCGCGAGCAGATTCTCTCCACCGCCCACGCGGTGAAGAAGGCGGGTGCCACCATGCTGCGTGGCGGTGCGTTCAAGCCGCGCACCAGCCCCTATGAGTTCCAGGGCCTCAAGGGTGACGGCCTGGCGCTGCTGGCCGAGGCGCGCCAGGAGACGGGCCTGCTCGTCACCACCGAGGTGAAGGACACCGCGACGCTCCAGGCCGTCGCCGACACCACGGACATCCTTCAGATTGGCGCGCGCAACATGCAGAACTTCAGCCTGCTGGAGGCCGTGGGGGACCTGCGCAAGCCGGTGATGCTCAAGCGCGGCATGAGCGCCACCATCAAGGAACTGCTGATGGCGGCCGAGTACATCGTCGCCCGCGGCAACACGCAGGTCATCCTCTGCGAGCGCGGCATCCGCACCTTCGAAACGATGACGCGCAACACGCTGGACCTCAACGCGGTGCCCATGCTGAAGGCGCTCTCGCACCTGCCCGTCTTCGTGGACCCGTCGCACGGCATCGGCGTGCGCAAGGCGGTGCCGGCGATGATGCGCGCGGCGACGGCGGTGGGGGCGGACGGCATCATCGTCGAGGTGCACCCCGACCCGCCGCGCGCGAAGTCGGACGGCGCCCAGTCGCTGGACTTCTCCGAGTTCGAGAAGTCCATGAACGAGGTCCGCGCCATCGCCCAGGCGATGGGCCGCGAAGTGGTCAGGCTGGGATAG
- the trpD gene encoding anthranilate phosphoribosyltransferase, protein MTLKEALGKVVGRRDLTREEMTRIMGLMLAGEASPAQVGALATALKMKGETEDEILGAAEAMRACAAKLSPRADVVLDTCGTGGDGAHTFNISTAVAFVAAGAGVTVAKHGNRAVSSRCGSADVLAALGVSMERPHERVARDIDEHGVGFLFAPSHHGALRHVAQARRDMGFHSVFNLLGPLTNPAGARYQLLGTFDGKRVEQTARVLGRLGSRRAWVVHGHDGLDEISPCSATQVAELREDGTVHTFTVSPQDAGLDVVPREAIAGGDAEENAQRLRALLDGERSGLRTAVLLNAAAALVVVGLAADLRDGVRKAEQAIDSGAARNKLSALIEGGLS, encoded by the coding sequence ATGACACTCAAGGAAGCGCTGGGCAAGGTGGTGGGCCGGCGCGACCTCACCCGCGAGGAGATGACCCGCATCATGGGTCTGATGCTCGCCGGGGAGGCTTCGCCTGCCCAGGTTGGCGCGCTGGCGACAGCGCTGAAGATGAAGGGTGAGACGGAGGATGAAATCCTCGGCGCGGCGGAGGCCATGCGGGCCTGCGCGGCGAAGCTGTCCCCGCGTGCCGACGTGGTGCTCGACACCTGCGGCACCGGTGGCGACGGCGCGCACACCTTCAACATCTCCACCGCGGTGGCCTTCGTGGCCGCCGGGGCCGGAGTGACGGTGGCCAAGCATGGCAACCGCGCGGTCTCCAGCCGCTGTGGCAGCGCGGACGTGCTGGCGGCGCTGGGCGTCTCCATGGAGCGTCCGCACGAGCGCGTGGCCAGGGACATCGACGAGCACGGCGTGGGCTTCCTCTTCGCGCCCTCGCACCACGGGGCCCTGCGGCACGTGGCGCAGGCGCGGCGGGACATGGGGTTCCACAGCGTGTTCAACCTGCTGGGGCCGCTGACGAACCCGGCGGGCGCGCGCTACCAGCTCCTGGGAACGTTCGACGGCAAGCGCGTGGAGCAGACGGCGCGCGTGCTGGGCCGGCTCGGCAGCCGCCGCGCGTGGGTGGTGCACGGCCATGACGGGCTGGATGAAATCTCCCCGTGCAGCGCCACGCAGGTCGCGGAGCTGCGCGAGGACGGCACGGTCCACACCTTCACGGTGTCGCCCCAGGACGCGGGGCTGGACGTAGTGCCTCGTGAGGCCATCGCGGGTGGCGACGCGGAGGAGAACGCCCAGCGGCTGCGCGCGCTGCTGGACGGCGAGCGCTCGGGGCTGCGCACGGCGGTGCTGCTCAACGCGGCGGCGGCGCTCGTCGTCGTGGGACTGGCGGCGGACCTGCGTGACGGCGTGCGGAAGGCGGAGCAGGCCATCGACTCGGGCGCGGCCCGCAACAAGCTCTCCGCCCTCATCGAAGGGGGCTTGTCATGA
- a CDS encoding indole-3-glycerol phosphate synthase TrpC has translation MSTTGTLDRIMARKRQELEARPPMAPRPRPTPRDFAQGLVTHRSGRRVSVIAEVKRKSPSGGDFPHADVVAVARAYEAAGASAISVLTDGPDFGGSLEDLVAVRAAVSLPVLRKDFLVAAREVEESAQWGADAVLLIADALEDGELREMVATAKAVGVAALVEAHTEAHAERALAAGAKLVGINNRNLATLKTDTGTALRVMPNLRSRARVLVAESGLKSLADLVAAQEAGADAVLVGESLLREPDPGHALRRLLGVKDAAP, from the coding sequence ATGAGCACGACGGGAACGTTGGACCGCATCATGGCGCGCAAACGCCAGGAACTTGAAGCGCGTCCGCCCATGGCACCTCGCCCCCGGCCCACGCCCCGCGACTTCGCCCAGGGGCTGGTGACCCACCGCTCCGGGCGGCGAGTGAGCGTCATCGCGGAGGTGAAGCGCAAGAGCCCTTCGGGCGGGGACTTCCCCCACGCGGACGTGGTGGCGGTGGCCCGAGCCTATGAAGCCGCGGGCGCCAGTGCCATCAGCGTGCTGACGGATGGGCCGGACTTCGGCGGCAGCCTGGAGGACCTCGTGGCCGTGCGGGCGGCGGTGTCGCTGCCCGTGCTGCGCAAGGACTTCCTCGTGGCGGCGCGCGAGGTGGAGGAGAGCGCGCAGTGGGGCGCGGACGCGGTGCTGCTCATCGCCGACGCGCTGGAGGATGGCGAGCTGCGGGAGATGGTCGCCACCGCGAAAGCGGTGGGCGTGGCCGCGCTGGTGGAAGCCCACACGGAGGCGCACGCCGAGCGCGCGCTGGCCGCGGGCGCGAAGCTGGTGGGCATCAACAACCGCAACCTCGCCACGCTGAAGACGGACACGGGCACGGCCCTGCGGGTGATGCCGAACCTGCGCTCCCGGGCCCGGGTGCTGGTGGCGGAGAGCGGCCTCAAGTCCCTGGCGGACCTGGTGGCGGCGCAGGAAGCGGGAGCGGACGCCGTCCTGGTGGGTGAGTCCCTGCTTCGAGAGCCCGACCCCGGACACGCGCTGCGGAGGCTGCTCGGGGTGAAGGACGCGGCGCCATGA
- a CDS encoding phosphoribosylanthranilate isomerase yields the protein MSVRVKVCGVTRLSDAVAAWEAGVDALGLNFYPKSPRYLDLPTAAALARTRPPLGTVLGVFVNAAPDTIRETVRACGLTAVQLHGDEPPEACSGYGVPVIKALRVTGPEDVVRARTYVGVGDVAGLLLDGAAPGYGGGGVGFDWSLVAGLAGSGVPVLVAGGLRPSNVAEAVRATRPYGVDVASGVESAPGIKDVEAVRAFVRAAKSINLWE from the coding sequence ATGAGTGTCCGCGTGAAGGTGTGCGGCGTCACGCGCCTGTCCGACGCGGTGGCCGCGTGGGAGGCAGGCGTGGACGCGCTGGGCCTCAACTTCTACCCGAAGTCCCCCCGCTACCTGGACCTCCCCACGGCGGCGGCCCTGGCCCGTACGCGGCCTCCCCTGGGCACGGTGCTGGGCGTGTTCGTCAACGCGGCGCCGGACACCATCCGGGAGACGGTGCGCGCCTGTGGCCTCACGGCCGTGCAGCTCCATGGGGACGAGCCCCCGGAGGCCTGTTCGGGGTACGGGGTGCCTGTCATCAAGGCGCTGCGAGTCACGGGGCCGGAAGACGTGGTCCGGGCTCGGACGTATGTGGGCGTAGGAGACGTCGCGGGGCTGCTGCTCGACGGCGCGGCGCCGGGGTATGGCGGCGGCGGCGTGGGCTTCGACTGGTCGCTCGTCGCGGGGCTGGCGGGAAGCGGCGTGCCCGTGCTGGTGGCGGGAGGCCTGCGGCCCTCCAACGTGGCCGAGGCGGTGCGCGCGACGCGGCCGTACGGCGTGGATGTGGCCAGTGGCGTGGAATCCGCCCCTGGCATCAAGGACGTGGAAGCGGTGCGCGCCTTCGTGCGCGCCGCGAAGTCCATCAACCTCTGGGAGTGA
- the trpB gene encoding tryptophan synthase subunit beta has product MTTETAAGRFGRYGGRYVPETLVPALQELEEAYATASADPAFGEEVARVLREYVGRPTTLTPARRLTEAWGGANVWLKREDLAHTGAHKINNTVGQVLLAKRMGKKRIIAETGAGQHGVATATACALFGLPCEVYMGALDVERQALNVFRMRALGAVVRPVESGSRTLKDAMNEAMRTWVSQVSDTHYVIGSAAGPHPYPTVVRDFQTVIGRELRTQAQAAFGGLPDAIIACVGGGSNAIGVLHPFIGDASVRLVGVEAGGHGLDTKQHGASLTLGTEGVLHGSRSLVLQDEDGQIQEAHSISAGLDYPGVGPELAHLAKTGRMEVRIATDDEALAAFYEVARLEGILPALETSHAFARGRELARELGAGKHLVINCSGRGDKDVATISARGVPPPVGVKA; this is encoded by the coding sequence ATGACCACGGAGACTGCCGCCGGCCGCTTCGGGCGCTACGGCGGACGCTACGTTCCGGAGACACTGGTTCCCGCGCTGCAGGAGCTGGAAGAGGCCTACGCCACGGCGAGCGCGGACCCGGCCTTCGGCGAGGAGGTCGCCCGCGTGCTGCGCGAGTACGTGGGCCGCCCCACCACGCTGACGCCCGCCCGGCGCCTCACGGAGGCCTGGGGCGGCGCGAATGTGTGGCTCAAGCGCGAGGACCTGGCGCACACCGGTGCGCACAAAATCAACAACACCGTGGGTCAGGTGCTGCTCGCCAAGCGGATGGGCAAGAAGCGCATCATCGCGGAGACGGGCGCGGGCCAGCACGGCGTCGCCACCGCCACCGCGTGCGCGCTCTTCGGCCTGCCCTGCGAGGTGTACATGGGCGCGCTGGACGTGGAGCGGCAGGCGCTCAACGTCTTCCGCATGCGCGCGCTGGGCGCGGTGGTACGGCCGGTGGAGTCCGGCTCGCGCACGCTGAAGGACGCGATGAACGAGGCCATGCGCACCTGGGTGTCGCAGGTGTCGGACACGCACTACGTCATCGGCAGCGCGGCGGGGCCGCATCCGTATCCGACGGTGGTGCGTGACTTCCAGACCGTCATCGGCCGCGAGCTGCGGACGCAAGCCCAGGCGGCCTTTGGCGGCCTGCCGGATGCCATCATCGCGTGCGTCGGGGGCGGCTCGAATGCCATTGGCGTGCTGCACCCGTTCATTGGCGACGCCAGCGTGCGGCTGGTGGGCGTGGAGGCGGGAGGCCACGGCCTGGATACGAAGCAGCACGGCGCTTCGCTGACGCTGGGGACAGAGGGCGTGCTGCACGGCTCGCGCTCGCTGGTGCTCCAGGACGAGGACGGCCAGATTCAGGAGGCGCACAGCATCTCCGCGGGCCTGGACTATCCCGGCGTGGGCCCGGAGCTGGCGCACCTGGCGAAGACGGGCCGCATGGAGGTCCGCATCGCCACGGACGACGAGGCGCTGGCGGCCTTCTACGAGGTGGCGCGCCTGGAAGGCATCCTCCCCGCGCTGGAGACGTCCCACGCCTTCGCGCGCGGCCGGGAGCTGGCGCGTGAGCTGGGGGCGGGCAAGCACCTGGTCATCAATTGCTCGGGCCGCGGAGACAAGGACGTGGCCACGATTTCCGCGCGGGGCGTGCCTCCGCCGGTGGGGGTGAAGGCATGA
- the trpA gene encoding tryptophan synthase subunit alpha — translation MSGEIARTFAQAKARGEGVLVTYAMAGDPDLPRSVDVFAALVEGGADVLEIGVAFSDPIADGPVIQGAAERALKAGSTLKRVLDEVVPAVRKRCPQTPLVIMTYVNLIMAMGEARYAKLARERGVSGTILPDLPPEESASLRATFDAEGMDLIPLCAPTTPPARAQAIAKDGRGFVYCVSVSGVTGMRAELPPDLSQRLDLVRKAATVPVVAGFGISTAEQARMLSAHADGVVVGSALVRAAHTEGLEAAKALCADIKRGLRR, via the coding sequence ATGAGCGGCGAGATTGCACGGACTTTCGCCCAGGCGAAGGCACGGGGCGAAGGCGTACTGGTGACCTATGCCATGGCGGGCGACCCGGACCTGCCCCGTTCGGTGGACGTGTTCGCCGCGCTGGTCGAGGGCGGCGCGGACGTGCTGGAGATTGGCGTGGCGTTCAGCGACCCCATCGCCGACGGCCCCGTCATCCAGGGCGCGGCGGAGCGAGCGCTCAAGGCCGGCTCCACGCTCAAGCGCGTGCTGGACGAGGTGGTGCCGGCGGTACGCAAGCGATGTCCCCAGACGCCGCTGGTCATCATGACGTACGTCAACCTCATCATGGCCATGGGCGAGGCGCGTTACGCGAAGCTCGCACGCGAGCGCGGCGTGTCTGGAACCATCCTCCCCGACCTGCCGCCCGAGGAGAGCGCGAGCCTGCGCGCCACGTTCGACGCGGAGGGCATGGACCTGATTCCCCTGTGCGCCCCCACGACGCCCCCGGCGCGGGCGCAGGCCATCGCGAAGGATGGCCGTGGCTTTGTCTATTGCGTGTCCGTGTCGGGCGTGACGGGCATGCGCGCGGAGCTGCCGCCGGACCTTTCACAGCGATTGGATTTGGTGCGCAAGGCCGCGACCGTGCCCGTGGTGGCAGGCTTTGGCATCTCCACGGCGGAACAGGCACGCATGCTGTCTGCCCATGCGGACGGCGTCGTGGTGGGCAGCGCGCTGGTGCGTGCCGCGCACACCGAGGGCCTCGAGGCGGCGAAGGCGCTCTGCGCCGACATCAAGCGCGGGCTGCGACGCTGA